In one Thermodesulfobacteriota bacterium genomic region, the following are encoded:
- a CDS encoding VacB/RNase II family 3'-5' exoribonuclease: MKIPKPKDIIQLLKSSNGRPMRSKEISRRLGMPKENRSILKKILRKMMMQGKISRIEGGKYTVSGFKERKPIPKENNNKLTEKSSTSARLKGVAKNGRIIGKFIRTGKTGKIIPRDSLIPHILLQPSDIKQLRNNVLVVAELQNKISRSGRLKGKVIEVLGKAGDLATEKKGLLIEYDLSQEFQNNINTELDKISEKIPNSELKRRVDLRERTIFTIDGEDAKDFDDAVGIEKIRGGYKLWVCIADVSYYVGMGSAIDNEALSRGTSVYLPDRVIPMLPEKLSNNLCSLVPNEDRLTKTAEMDFNSKGEMVNFKIYNSVINSSARLTYTQVARDVSKKGRSAKDQKEIISTLKIMKELYEKIRELRIKDGKLDFDFPEPNLVRDELGRVVDVIRTKRNFAHEMIEEFMIAANVAVANYLFDSKLPSIYRIHETPDMDSLVKLKDGLKKLGYMLSVNDNMDSLDIQRIIDQSKGKNEEVPVNMLILRSLKRAFYSAMDEEHFGLALVHYTHFTSPIRRYPDLIVHRILNSLFLKKSPPYDEKTVEWIAEHSSKRERLANEVEREAMSIERTQLMKPY; encoded by the coding sequence ATGAAGATCCCTAAACCTAAAGATATAATACAACTACTTAAGAGCTCAAACGGTCGTCCGATGAGATCTAAAGAAATCTCCCGCCGTCTTGGTATGCCCAAGGAAAATAGGTCTATTCTAAAGAAGATTCTAAGAAAAATGATGATGCAGGGCAAAATTTCCAGGATAGAAGGTGGGAAGTACACAGTTTCTGGCTTTAAAGAGAGAAAACCCATCCCTAAGGAAAACAACAATAAACTTACCGAAAAGAGCTCAACATCTGCGCGTCTTAAAGGTGTTGCAAAAAATGGGCGAATAATCGGAAAATTTATAAGGACCGGCAAAACTGGCAAGATTATACCCAGAGATAGTCTTATCCCTCATATACTACTTCAGCCGTCTGATATAAAGCAGTTAAGAAACAATGTATTAGTTGTAGCCGAGCTTCAGAATAAGATTTCCAGAAGTGGGCGTCTGAAAGGAAAAGTTATTGAAGTGCTTGGGAAAGCGGGAGATCTTGCTACTGAGAAAAAGGGCCTTTTGATCGAGTACGATCTGTCTCAGGAGTTTCAAAACAATATAAACACTGAACTTGATAAGATCTCTGAGAAAATACCCAATTCTGAACTAAAACGACGTGTTGATTTAAGAGAGCGCACAATTTTTACTATTGATGGTGAGGACGCTAAAGATTTTGACGATGCAGTGGGTATCGAGAAGATCAGGGGCGGGTATAAGCTTTGGGTTTGTATTGCGGATGTGTCTTATTATGTTGGGATGGGCAGCGCAATTGATAACGAGGCCCTTAGCAGAGGAACAAGTGTGTATCTTCCTGACCGTGTAATCCCCATGCTGCCGGAGAAGCTTTCTAACAACCTATGCAGCCTGGTCCCAAATGAAGATAGGCTCACTAAAACTGCGGAGATGGATTTTAATAGCAAAGGTGAGATGGTGAATTTTAAGATCTACAACAGCGTGATCAATAGCTCCGCGCGACTTACCTACACCCAAGTAGCACGTGATGTTTCTAAAAAGGGCCGCAGCGCTAAAGACCAAAAGGAAATCATTTCTACTCTTAAGATAATGAAAGAGCTCTATGAAAAAATTAGAGAGCTCAGGATTAAAGACGGTAAGCTTGATTTTGATTTCCCAGAGCCTAATTTGGTTAGAGATGAGCTTGGACGTGTTGTGGATGTAATAAGAACCAAGCGAAACTTCGCGCATGAGATGATTGAGGAGTTTATGATTGCTGCAAATGTAGCAGTGGCTAATTACCTCTTTGATTCTAAATTGCCTTCTATTTACAGAATACATGAAACACCCGACATGGATTCTCTTGTAAAACTTAAGGACGGACTCAAAAAACTAGGCTATATGCTTTCTGTTAATGACAATATGGACTCTTTGGATATACAAAGGATTATTGATCAGTCCAAAGGGAAAAATGAAGAAGTACCCGTAAACATGCTCATTCTCCGCTCTTTAAAAAGAGCATTTTATTCAGCTATGGATGAAGAGCATTTTGGTCTTGCCCTTGTTCACTATACACACTTTACCTCACCCATAAGGCGATACCCTGATTTGATAGTGCATCGTATCCTAAATTCACTTTTCTTAAAAAAATCTCCGCCATATGATGAAAAAACCGTAGAGTGGATAGCAGAGCACTCATCAAAACGTGAGAGACTAGCAAATGAGGTAGAGCGCGAGGCAATGAGTATTGAGAGAACTCAACTAATGAAGCCTTAC
- the pilM gene encoding type IV pilus assembly protein PilM: protein MLLGNGSILGIDIGSNSIKVVELEELGTGYNLVNIGEAPIDRGSIVNKAIEAPEVVSQTLLKLIQELGTQADDAAISISGDPVLLKRVSLPHMSDSELKKSVKWEFEKLNTGSASDFSYDYDVISTHHKRDMIDVLIVGANKKVTKDYLSILTNVGLNPVLIDIDVFSLESVYEINYPESEGLLALINIGACVTNMLIIDNGESVYARDLPIGGELYTDLIMDNMDISYEEAEELKHNLRSGASDPVVQDLANEFINSITGQIKNALENFSTAHRSENVKRIMLSGGTATLPGLKDSISESINSYVGILNPFRNINFSDSDFDPEYIEDVSAKMNIATGLALRKP from the coding sequence TTGTTATTAGGAAACGGAAGTATTTTAGGCATAGATATAGGCTCAAATTCAATCAAGGTCGTGGAGTTAGAAGAGCTAGGAACAGGCTATAATCTTGTTAATATCGGAGAGGCCCCGATTGATAGGGGTTCAATCGTTAATAAAGCAATAGAAGCTCCCGAGGTAGTTTCTCAGACGCTGCTAAAATTGATCCAAGAGCTAGGAACCCAGGCGGATGATGCAGCCATTTCCATATCCGGAGATCCGGTACTCCTAAAACGTGTAAGTCTGCCCCATATGTCGGATTCCGAGCTTAAAAAATCTGTTAAGTGGGAGTTTGAAAAACTAAACACAGGCTCTGCTTCGGATTTTAGCTATGATTATGATGTAATCTCAACCCATCACAAAAGGGATATGATAGATGTTCTGATAGTTGGTGCTAATAAAAAGGTAACAAAAGACTATTTATCCATATTGACCAATGTGGGCTTAAACCCAGTGTTGATTGATATCGATGTTTTCTCGCTCGAAAGCGTATATGAAATTAACTACCCCGAATCAGAGGGTCTTTTGGCTCTTATCAATATAGGGGCTTGTGTTACAAATATGCTCATTATTGATAACGGCGAGTCAGTATATGCTAGGGATTTACCGATAGGAGGTGAGCTATATACCGACCTTATTATGGACAATATGGATATAAGCTATGAGGAGGCAGAAGAGTTAAAACACAACCTTAGATCGGGCGCATCAGACCCTGTTGTCCAAGACTTAGCAAATGAATTTATAAATTCGATAACTGGTCAGATAAAAAATGCACTTGAGAATTTCTCTACTGCCCACAGAAGTGAGAATGTAAAGAGAATAATGCTAAGCGGGGGCACTGCAACACTTCCAGGCTTAAAAGACTCCATATCGGAATCTATAAACTCATATGTTGGAATTCTAAATCCGTTTAGAAATATAAACTTCAGCGATTCTGATTTTGACCCGGAATATATAGAAGACGTCTCAGCCAAAATGAATATAGCAACGGGACTTGCTCTTAGAAAGCCATAA
- a CDS encoding helix-turn-helix transcriptional regulator, which translates to MRFGDYLKSKRKQRNITQEELARSLEVSSVFVHQLETGKVDAPCLDRCSQMAVILEIEIEELWNVAKKERLKRFMEKEDIEQDSFEVLTDSEKALINLYRSLDSDMRRDFGGMIFMLLRHTKDQGVQEILEEFMKKCA; encoded by the coding sequence ATGAGGTTCGGTGATTATTTAAAGAGTAAACGCAAGCAGAGGAATATTACCCAAGAAGAGCTTGCTCGCAGTCTAGAAGTATCAAGTGTATTCGTACATCAGCTAGAGACGGGAAAAGTAGATGCTCCGTGTTTGGATAGATGCAGTCAGATGGCCGTAATTCTAGAGATAGAGATTGAGGAGCTCTGGAATGTTGCCAAGAAAGAAAGGCTCAAAAGGTTCATGGAGAAAGAGGACATTGAGCAGGATAGTTTTGAGGTCCTCACAGATTCTGAGAAGGCACTGATTAATCTTTACAGAAGTCTCGATAGTGATATGAGACGTGACTTTGGCGGAATGATATTTATGTTACTAAGACATACAAAAGACCAAGGGGTTCAGGAGATACTCGAAGAGTTCATGAAAAAATGCGCTTAA
- a CDS encoding VCBS repeat-containing protein yields MSNQSNFYHLGIMLAKGKACVLPLILIAVFISLPIFMSSCVLDREGQLQSYDWLVSDSGRGQWQKVAQDGSSPLDLVIGDCCHTVRSNACAKQETSLQHLGYFDHAVSNYGHGSTDVFRSTNGKWEFRSITKNGPNNWQASGYNFLNSSNVSSIDLRLVDFDGDCRTDVFATWGGKWRVSEDGTGPWKVVNSSNVKVKDLRFGDFNNDGETDVFGSWGGKWWVSYSGETAWDDINSSNVKVSELIIADFKGDGRADVFATWDGKWWVSENGNQAWKQINTSNIKVPDLRIGDFNGDGRADVFSTWGGQWHVSWAAESAWNPINTSSKQVHELRFGDFDGDGRTDVFTIVQTP; encoded by the coding sequence ATGAGTAATCAAAGTAATTTTTATCATCTAGGAATAATGCTAGCAAAAGGCAAAGCGTGTGTTCTTCCACTAATACTTATAGCAGTTTTTATTTCTTTACCAATATTCATGTCATCTTGTGTATTAGATAGAGAGGGCCAATTACAGTCCTATGACTGGTTGGTATCCGATAGCGGCCGAGGGCAGTGGCAAAAAGTCGCTCAAGACGGATCATCCCCTTTAGACTTGGTCATTGGAGATTGCTGTCATACGGTAAGATCAAATGCATGTGCCAAGCAAGAAACATCGCTGCAGCATTTAGGATATTTTGATCATGCAGTCTCGAACTATGGCCATGGTTCGACCGATGTATTCAGGAGCACAAATGGCAAGTGGGAATTTAGATCAATTACAAAAAACGGTCCTAATAACTGGCAGGCTAGCGGATACAATTTCTTAAATAGTTCTAACGTATCTTCTATTGACCTGCGCCTTGTAGACTTTGACGGCGACTGCAGAACGGATGTGTTTGCTACATGGGGCGGTAAGTGGAGAGTGTCAGAAGACGGCACTGGGCCTTGGAAGGTAGTGAACTCTTCTAATGTGAAGGTTAAAGATCTTCGTTTTGGAGATTTTAATAACGATGGCGAGACCGACGTTTTTGGCTCTTGGGGTGGTAAATGGTGGGTCTCCTATAGCGGTGAGACAGCATGGGATGATATAAACAGTTCAAATGTTAAAGTTTCCGAGCTTATTATCGCGGATTTCAAGGGCGATGGTAGAGCGGATGTCTTTGCTACCTGGGACGGAAAGTGGTGGGTTTCCGAAAACGGCAACCAAGCTTGGAAGCAAATTAATACCTCTAACATAAAAGTGCCGGATCTTCGGATCGGTGATTTCAATGGGGACGGCAGAGCAGATGTATTTAGCACCTGGGGTGGACAGTGGCATGTCTCATGGGCCGCAGAGTCGGCCTGGAACCCTATTAACACTTCCAGCAAGCAGGTTCACGAGCTTCGCTTTGGAGATTTTGACGGCGATGGCAGAACAGACGTTTTTACAATTGTACAAACCCCATGA
- a CDS encoding outer membrane beta-barrel protein has protein sequence MKRLTILFLVLTLVLPFGAFTADAQTTQELKQMIEENRRQNEMLMQKIEQMEAEKAATQVKVEEIETKQEDTELKLDGFMSFFDAIDIGFYVDTTYQYVFDRGSTNDLQLRPLYPDNEQFAINAFTLSVSKTPTLEGSVMDLIGFRADILFGEQAPLLASNGLSSDVVDPYQAYLQFLAPVGNGINFYAGKFVTLAGYEVIEAKDNPNITRSILFGFAIPFTHTGIRADYTAGPLTITAGLNNGWDQVKDLNDNVTIESQIAFSHSGGAITDLWIGVTGYFGREPGEIGFDETNGWRELITAVGTVTFMDWLTFIVDADFGWQQDVVFNELGSEDTVSWWGIAGYIVADVHPAITLALRGEYFDDEDGFRTGTAQSVYEFTPTISVKPFKGLIAGNRFVDNFEARAEFRWDHSDERFFVTEDGGLEKDQYGVMGQLLYWIDL, from the coding sequence ATGAAAAGGTTAACGATTTTATTTTTAGTGTTAACACTTGTACTGCCATTTGGCGCTTTTACAGCCGATGCTCAGACTACTCAAGAACTCAAGCAGATGATTGAGGAGAACCGTAGGCAGAACGAAATGCTTATGCAGAAAATTGAGCAGATGGAAGCCGAAAAGGCAGCAACTCAGGTCAAAGTTGAAGAGATTGAGACCAAGCAGGAGGATACAGAGCTCAAGTTAGATGGTTTTATGAGCTTTTTTGATGCGATCGATATTGGTTTTTATGTAGATACAACATACCAGTATGTATTTGATCGTGGTTCAACAAATGATCTACAGTTAAGACCACTATATCCTGACAACGAGCAGTTCGCTATCAACGCCTTTACTTTGTCGGTATCCAAGACTCCGACTCTTGAAGGCAGCGTTATGGATCTTATAGGATTTAGAGCTGACATTCTATTTGGAGAACAGGCACCACTGCTTGCTTCAAACGGACTTAGCAGTGATGTTGTAGATCCTTATCAGGCATACCTGCAGTTCTTGGCACCTGTAGGAAACGGAATTAACTTCTACGCTGGTAAATTTGTAACACTAGCTGGTTATGAGGTTATCGAAGCTAAGGACAATCCAAACATTACACGTTCTATCCTATTCGGATTCGCTATACCATTTACACACACTGGTATAAGAGCTGACTACACAGCAGGACCACTTACAATAACCGCAGGTCTTAACAACGGTTGGGACCAGGTTAAAGACTTAAATGACAACGTAACAATTGAGTCTCAGATAGCCTTTAGCCACTCCGGCGGAGCAATCACAGATCTTTGGATCGGTGTTACAGGTTACTTCGGCAGAGAGCCAGGCGAAATTGGATTTGACGAAACTAACGGATGGCGTGAGCTTATTACAGCCGTTGGTACCGTTACGTTCATGGATTGGCTAACTTTCATTGTTGATGCTGACTTTGGATGGCAGCAGGATGTTGTCTTTAATGAGCTTGGCAGTGAAGACACCGTATCATGGTGGGGTATCGCTGGTTACATCGTTGCAGATGTTCACCCAGCTATCACACTAGCGCTAAGAGGTGAGTACTTTGATGATGAAGACGGCTTCAGAACCGGTACAGCCCAGAGCGTATACGAGTTTACACCAACAATCTCCGTTAAACCGTTTAAAGGCTTAATTGCTGGCAACAGATTTGTTGACAACTTTGAAGCCAGAGCGGAATTCAGATGGGATCACTCTGATGAGAGATTCTTTGTAACTGAAGACGGTGGATTAGAGAAAGACCAGTACGGCGTTATGGGACAGCTGCTGTATTGGATTGATTTATAA
- a CDS encoding ammonium transporter, with translation MLVATFLVFIMHLGFASLESGLTRAKNTTNILFKNVSIISIGILTYAIVGFNLMYPGDFSIGQYFGFAGFGIAAPEGAAGLIEYADGGYTYWTDFIFQAMFAATAATIVSGAVAERIKLSSFLIFSIIFVAIVYPIAGSWKWGGGWLDAMGFYDFAGSTLVHSVGGWGALIGAIILGPRLGKYTKSGLKPIPGHSLPLAAIGVFLLWFGWYGFNGGSVLSADPELVSLVFVTTSLAAAAGVMGAMFLSWIVFKKPDLSMILNGSLAGLVGITAGADVISPFYSVIVGFIAGLIVVASVLFFDKYAKVDDPVGAISVHLSCGIWGTLAVGIFSADFSFITQLIGVVAYGVFTVICALILFLLIKVIMGLRVSEEEELMGLDLGEHGMMAYPDFQQIAEAGGSTMTMPSEDQ, from the coding sequence ATGCTTGTTGCTACCTTTTTAGTATTTATTATGCACCTTGGATTCGCATCATTAGAATCCGGACTTACTAGAGCAAAAAATACAACCAATATTTTATTTAAAAATGTTTCGATCATTTCAATAGGTATTCTCACATATGCGATTGTTGGTTTTAATCTTATGTATCCGGGCGATTTTTCAATCGGCCAGTATTTCGGTTTTGCAGGATTCGGCATTGCAGCCCCAGAAGGCGCAGCCGGACTTATCGAATACGCTGATGGCGGATATACATATTGGACTGATTTCATATTCCAGGCAATGTTTGCTGCTACAGCGGCAACAATTGTTTCTGGAGCAGTAGCAGAAAGAATAAAACTTAGCAGTTTCTTGATTTTCTCAATAATATTCGTTGCAATAGTTTACCCAATTGCTGGTTCTTGGAAGTGGGGTGGAGGATGGCTTGATGCAATGGGCTTTTACGATTTTGCAGGCTCAACACTAGTGCACAGCGTTGGAGGATGGGGTGCACTAATTGGAGCCATAATACTCGGCCCACGTCTTGGCAAGTATACAAAATCAGGCTTAAAACCAATTCCAGGTCATAGCCTTCCGCTTGCAGCCATAGGTGTGTTCTTACTATGGTTTGGATGGTACGGATTTAACGGCGGCTCAGTTCTATCAGCAGACCCAGAGCTTGTGTCATTAGTATTTGTCACAACCTCTCTTGCAGCTGCAGCCGGGGTTATGGGCGCGATGTTCCTATCTTGGATAGTGTTCAAAAAGCCGGATCTCTCAATGATTCTTAACGGATCATTAGCCGGTCTTGTAGGTATCACAGCAGGAGCGGATGTTATAAGCCCGTTTTATTCAGTTATCGTAGGCTTTATCGCCGGTCTTATAGTAGTTGCGTCCGTTCTTTTCTTTGACAAATACGCAAAAGTTGATGACCCGGTTGGTGCTATTTCAGTTCACCTCTCATGCGGTATCTGGGGCACACTCGCAGTGGGTATTTTCTCAGCCGACTTTAGCTTTATCACTCAGCTAATCGGTGTAGTTGCATACGGAGTATTCACAGTTATATGTGCATTGATCCTGTTCTTACTAATCAAAGTGATCATGGGACTTAGAGTTTCCGAAGAGGAAGAGCTCATGGGACTTGATCTTGGTGAGCACGGTATGATGGCATATCCGGACTTCCAGCAGATTGCTGAAGCTGGCGGTTCAACAATGACCATGCCTTCAGAGGATCAATAA
- a CDS encoding MFS transporter: MSNGSSSKGLFGWMNDISSDQWKAFYAAFLGWTLDAMDLLLFAFAVGSIGKVFNLSEAWVGALFSVTLFSSAFGGAVFGIISDYIGRVRALTYSILLYSLFTGISAFAPTVSFLLVCRLFLGLGMGGEWASGEVLVAEKWPKEHRGKVIGMVQSGWGIGYILAAILATLIIPNLKEGVIYTIPLIGYQMDGLDLGWRILFLIGVLPAFLVFYIRRHLDEPEVWKETKAKRDEGKLSEKGQAFTLKQIFEPDLLRYTITATLLTSLCMIAYWGLYFWLPQFLASDKGVGLDTKGFIWIIPINIGAFIGCNTFGFISDRIGRRPVFVAYLLIMAVLVWFFGHATTLKEVLILGPFIGFFGTGFYSGFGAIFSEIFPTRARGTAQGFCYNVGRGVSAVAPPMIGYIVSIHGFATGLATVSIFAIAAAVVVMTLPETKGKVLDIE; encoded by the coding sequence ATGAGTAACGGCTCTTCAAGTAAAGGACTGTTCGGATGGATGAATGATATTAGTTCCGATCAGTGGAAAGCTTTTTATGCGGCATTTTTGGGATGGACCCTGGATGCCATGGACCTTTTGCTTTTTGCATTTGCAGTGGGTTCAATCGGCAAGGTATTTAATCTTTCTGAAGCCTGGGTTGGGGCGCTGTTCTCAGTCACTCTATTTTCCTCAGCTTTTGGCGGAGCAGTTTTCGGAATAATCTCAGACTATATTGGAAGGGTAAGAGCCCTTACTTACAGTATTTTACTTTACTCTCTATTTACAGGAATTAGCGCTTTTGCGCCGACCGTCTCATTCTTACTAGTTTGCCGTTTGTTCTTAGGACTGGGCATGGGAGGAGAATGGGCATCTGGAGAGGTGCTTGTGGCAGAGAAATGGCCAAAAGAGCACAGGGGCAAAGTTATCGGCATGGTGCAAAGTGGTTGGGGCATAGGTTATATCCTTGCAGCCATTTTAGCCACGCTTATCATCCCAAATTTAAAAGAAGGCGTTATATATACTATTCCTCTAATTGGTTATCAAATGGACGGACTTGATTTGGGATGGAGGATCCTGTTCCTAATAGGGGTGTTGCCTGCATTTTTGGTCTTCTATATTAGGCGTCATTTAGATGAGCCAGAGGTATGGAAGGAGACTAAGGCGAAGAGGGACGAGGGCAAATTAAGTGAAAAAGGTCAGGCTTTTACTCTAAAGCAAATTTTTGAGCCTGATTTATTAAGATATACAATTACAGCCACTTTACTTACTAGCTTATGTATGATCGCGTATTGGGGGCTATACTTCTGGCTTCCGCAGTTCCTCGCAAGCGATAAGGGAGTTGGGCTCGATACAAAAGGTTTTATATGGATTATTCCAATTAATATAGGTGCTTTTATTGGCTGTAATACATTTGGTTTTATAAGCGATAGGATAGGAAGAAGGCCTGTTTTTGTAGCCTATCTTCTAATCATGGCCGTTTTAGTCTGGTTTTTCGGACATGCCACTACATTAAAAGAAGTCCTTATTCTAGGTCCTTTTATTGGGTTCTTCGGAACCGGGTTTTACTCAGGTTTTGGAGCAATCTTCTCAGAAATTTTCCCTACCAGAGCAAGAGGAACTGCTCAAGGCTTTTGCTATAACGTAGGACGCGGCGTTTCTGCTGTAGCGCCCCCTATGATTGGCTATATTGTAAGCATTCATGGTTTTGCTACTGGTCTGGCCACTGTCTCTATATTTGCCATTGCTGCTGCAGTAGTAGTTATGACACTACCAGAAACTAAAGGAAAAGTGCTAGATATTGAGTAG